Proteins encoded within one genomic window of uncultured Draconibacterium sp.:
- a CDS encoding RagB/SusD family nutrient uptake outer membrane protein translates to MKSKIILIGILGMFLMSCGDDFLTLPSETALTDDIFYETQADIEAAVNAVYAPLRALYTGSAATSNGANAAYIMGETHSDNARYIVNPLFRATENQEQVADFIQQASNSVSTFKYRQNYQVIAAANKTIATVDEAEIESETTRSNLKGQALCLRAFSYFDLVQYFGSVPLHLEPVTTFEGTALPLASTEELYTQIITDLTQAIDLLPTKSNQTELGRVTKGTVQMILANVYMVQKDYAAAETVLKAIVASGEYALMSDYAAVFDPANKNNSESIFEIQYRQGTDGYSSTFFYGMVPRPMDQNTIAELTSVGDPLPIADATMCTPSPDLIAAYEDGDLRKDATIDYAPDLYGTVFPFCKKYLHPHQYLNNTDDNWPVYRYAEVLLFMAEAINEQGKPVSDALAYINSPVGNSPVSIRERAGLEPIVAGSQEELREAIAQERRVEFAFEAKRWLDLARTGKAVEVISAYGARVKSDPAAYYFPTGYTPPASAFSQIDLVWPLPAAEAMYNPYF, encoded by the coding sequence ATGAAAAGCAAGATAATTTTAATAGGAATATTAGGTATGTTTTTGATGTCGTGCGGTGATGATTTCTTAACTCTACCTTCAGAAACTGCTTTGACTGATGATATATTTTACGAAACACAGGCAGATATTGAAGCTGCGGTAAACGCCGTATATGCTCCTTTACGAGCATTGTACACCGGAAGTGCTGCTACAAGTAATGGCGCAAATGCTGCTTATATTATGGGCGAAACACATTCGGATAATGCTCGTTATATTGTAAATCCATTATTTAGAGCTACTGAAAACCAGGAGCAGGTTGCCGATTTTATTCAACAGGCATCAAACAGCGTTTCTACTTTTAAATATCGTCAGAATTATCAGGTAATTGCAGCGGCTAATAAAACTATTGCAACTGTTGATGAGGCTGAAATAGAAAGTGAAACAACAAGAAGCAATTTAAAAGGACAGGCATTGTGCCTGAGAGCTTTCTCTTATTTTGATTTGGTACAGTATTTTGGATCAGTTCCGCTGCACCTCGAGCCTGTAACTACTTTCGAGGGAACTGCACTTCCTTTGGCTTCAACCGAAGAGTTGTATACGCAAATAATCACTGATTTAACGCAGGCGATTGATCTGCTTCCAACAAAAAGTAACCAAACAGAACTAGGACGAGTGACCAAGGGAACAGTTCAAATGATTTTGGCCAACGTATACATGGTTCAGAAAGATTATGCAGCTGCCGAAACCGTGCTTAAAGCAATTGTTGCTTCTGGCGAATATGCTTTAATGTCTGACTATGCTGCTGTTTTCGATCCGGCAAATAAGAATAATTCAGAGTCTATTTTTGAGATTCAGTACCGCCAGGGAACCGATGGTTACTCCAGTACATTCTTTTACGGAATGGTACCACGTCCGATGGATCAAAATACAATTGCGGAGTTAACTTCAGTAGGTGATCCGTTACCGATTGCCGATGCAACCATGTGTACTCCTTCTCCAGACCTTATTGCCGCCTATGAAGATGGAGACCTTAGAAAAGATGCTACTATTGATTATGCACCGGATTTGTACGGAACCGTATTTCCGTTCTGTAAAAAATACCTGCACCCACATCAGTATCTAAATAATACTGATGATAACTGGCCGGTATACAGATATGCAGAAGTATTATTGTTTATGGCAGAAGCTATTAATGAGCAAGGAAAACCGGTAAGTGACGCATTAGCATATATCAACAGCCCGGTTGGAAACAGCCCGGTAAGTATTCGGGAAAGAGCTGGTTTAGAACCTATCGTTGCAGGTTCTCAAGAAGAGCTAAGAGAAGCAATTGCTCAGGAACGCAGAGTTGAGTTTGCTTTTGAGGCAAAACGTTGGCTTGATTTGGCAAGAACAGGTAAAGCTGTTGAGGTAATTTCAGCTTACGGAGCAAGAGTAAAATCTGATCCTGCTGCTTACTATTTCCCAACTGGGTATACTCCTCCAGCATCTGCTTTCAGCCAAATAGACCTGGTATGGCCGTTGCCAGCAGCAGAAGCAATGTATAACCCTTATTTTTAA
- a CDS encoding MBL fold metallo-hydrolase — translation MNIRKSIITVAILLLSLCSFAQPQKTQERPGPITRPMIVEIAKNTYFINEFGMNAMYVLVGDKSALVIDTGTGFCDFKGIVEKLTDLPYKVVLTHGHPDHAGGINQFETVYMNLADTAMATHIPYEQKAEYGDIMRRMGIGYKDVWGYIKEDVITSTELPEIKPIEDEQVFDLGNRKVTAYYAPGHSPGCTAFLDPTTKILFSGDAANGNVGTRLPVSQTLRYLVRLKELQPQYDRMFTGHISYAGTIDVYSQKLDVLDDIIEAFRSILRGDAEVKEVQNHLFPEMKNTVAVYGQASVGFDPKNLWEEGKEHKIY, via the coding sequence ATGAACATTCGAAAATCTATTATAACCGTTGCAATTTTATTGTTAAGCTTGTGTTCTTTCGCGCAACCACAAAAAACGCAAGAAAGGCCCGGGCCAATTACCCGTCCGATGATTGTTGAGATAGCTAAAAACACCTATTTCATCAACGAGTTTGGAATGAACGCCATGTATGTTCTGGTGGGGGACAAAAGTGCACTGGTTATCGATACAGGAACAGGTTTCTGCGATTTTAAAGGCATTGTAGAAAAGTTAACTGATCTGCCTTACAAAGTGGTTTTGACACATGGTCATCCCGATCATGCCGGTGGAATCAATCAGTTCGAAACCGTATACATGAACCTTGCTGACACCGCAATGGCAACGCATATTCCATACGAGCAAAAAGCGGAATACGGCGATATCATGCGGAGAATGGGCATTGGTTACAAAGATGTTTGGGGTTACATTAAAGAAGATGTGATTACAAGCACCGAATTGCCCGAAATCAAGCCAATTGAAGACGAACAGGTTTTTGATCTGGGTAACCGAAAAGTTACCGCGTATTATGCGCCGGGTCACTCGCCGGGTTGCACAGCGTTTCTTGATCCTACAACTAAAATTCTGTTCTCGGGCGACGCTGCCAACGGTAATGTTGGTACACGACTGCCGGTAAGCCAAACGCTTCGTTATTTGGTTCGCCTGAAAGAACTACAGCCACAGTACGACAGAATGTTTACCGGTCATATTTCTTATGCCGGAACCATTGATGTGTATTCGCAAAAACTGGACGTTTTAGATGATATTATCGAAGCTTTCCGGTCGATTTTACGTGGCGATGCGGAAGTGAAAGAAGTTCAGAATCACCTTTTCCCTGAAATGAAAAATACCGTGGCTGTTTACGGACAGGCAAGTGTTGGTTTCGATCCCAAAAATTTGTGGGAAGAAGGCAAGGAACATAAAATTTACTAA
- a CDS encoding glycoside hydrolase family 3 C-terminal domain-containing protein: protein MKLLTTLLAVVLCTMMVNSLQAQKLTAENVDEIVKAMTLEEKAKLLVGARNRMFGGGAAIGNTEVLVPGAAGTTQGVERLGIPATVLSDGPAGLRISPTREGDSDTYYCTGFPVGTCLSSSWNTELVTNVGKTIGNEVLEYGADVLLAPGMNIHRNPLCGRNFEYYSEDPVLTGKIAAAYVNGIQSNGVGTSVKHFVANNQETNRTGNDSQVSQRALREIYLKGFEIAIKEAKPWTVMSSYNKLNGEFTQESHGLLTTVLRDEWGFEGIVMTDWIGQRNTAAQVHAGNDLMEPGMPVQSEEIVAKVNSGELSIEDVDRNVTRMLNYIVKTPRFKGYEYSNKPDLKAHAAVTRQSATEGMVLLKNNNETLPMADAKNIALFGVTSYDFIAGGTGSGDVNKAYVIDLEQGLNNVGFSVQEELKDLYEKYKAYMRAKQASETSGRNWFMGRGVLPEMPVAKMFVEKQAANSDIAVVTIGRNSGEGGDRKIPADFNITEDERQLLNDVCDAFHAVGKKVVVILNVGGVIETASWKDLPDAILLAWQPGQEGGNSVADVLKGTANPSGKLPMTFPIAVMDHPSSINFPYDYSPQPQRGFFGRQQSVKDVDYTVYEEDIYVGYRYFKTIGETVSYPFGYGLSYTDFEYGQPKISKKGDVFTATVSVKNIGETAGKQVVELYVTAPDGKLEKPACELKAFAKTKELAPGESETVTLTFDTYALASYDEAQHSWVTDAGDYTAKFGTSVNDIFSTVDFKVSALKIEVNDTLNPKVEINKLSLK from the coding sequence ATGAAATTACTTACAACCTTACTGGCAGTAGTATTGTGCACAATGATGGTAAATTCATTGCAAGCACAAAAGTTAACTGCAGAGAACGTAGACGAGATCGTAAAAGCAATGACGCTGGAAGAAAAAGCAAAATTGCTGGTTGGTGCACGAAACAGAATGTTTGGTGGCGGTGCTGCCATTGGTAATACCGAGGTTTTGGTGCCGGGAGCAGCCGGAACTACTCAGGGAGTTGAACGTTTGGGAATTCCCGCAACCGTTCTTTCTGACGGACCTGCAGGGTTAAGGATCAGTCCGACTCGCGAGGGTGATTCGGATACTTATTACTGTACCGGATTTCCGGTTGGAACTTGTTTATCATCGAGCTGGAATACTGAATTGGTTACGAATGTTGGTAAAACAATAGGAAACGAAGTACTGGAATATGGTGCTGATGTTTTGCTGGCTCCGGGAATGAATATTCACCGCAATCCGCTTTGTGGCCGCAACTTCGAGTACTATTCTGAAGATCCTGTGTTGACAGGTAAAATTGCTGCGGCTTACGTAAACGGAATTCAAAGTAATGGTGTGGGGACATCGGTAAAACACTTTGTGGCCAACAATCAGGAAACCAACCGTACCGGTAACGATTCGCAGGTGTCGCAAAGAGCACTTCGCGAGATCTACCTGAAAGGATTCGAGATTGCGATTAAAGAAGCAAAACCATGGACCGTAATGTCATCTTACAATAAGTTGAATGGTGAATTTACACAGGAAAGTCATGGTTTGCTGACCACCGTTTTACGCGATGAGTGGGGATTCGAAGGAATTGTAATGACCGACTGGATTGGTCAGCGTAATACTGCCGCTCAAGTACATGCCGGAAACGACTTAATGGAACCGGGAATGCCAGTGCAAAGCGAAGAAATTGTAGCAAAAGTGAACAGCGGAGAATTGAGCATTGAAGATGTCGACCGCAATGTAACCCGCATGTTGAATTACATTGTAAAAACACCTCGTTTTAAAGGATATGAATATTCCAATAAACCGGATTTAAAAGCACATGCCGCTGTAACCCGCCAGTCGGCTACCGAAGGAATGGTTTTACTGAAAAATAATAACGAAACACTCCCGATGGCCGATGCGAAAAACATTGCATTGTTTGGTGTAACATCGTACGATTTTATTGCCGGTGGTACCGGATCGGGCGACGTAAACAAAGCTTATGTAATCGATCTGGAACAAGGACTAAATAATGTTGGTTTTAGCGTTCAGGAAGAATTAAAAGACTTGTACGAAAAATACAAAGCATACATGCGCGCCAAACAGGCAAGTGAAACATCGGGCAGAAACTGGTTTATGGGACGTGGAGTTCTTCCGGAAATGCCTGTTGCCAAAATGTTTGTGGAGAAACAAGCTGCAAATTCCGACATCGCCGTAGTTACCATTGGAAGAAACTCGGGTGAAGGCGGCGACCGTAAAATTCCTGCCGATTTTAATATCACCGAAGACGAGCGTCAGTTGTTGAACGATGTTTGCGATGCTTTCCACGCTGTGGGTAAAAAAGTAGTGGTTATTTTAAATGTTGGGGGTGTAATTGAAACCGCTTCATGGAAAGATTTACCGGACGCTATTTTACTGGCATGGCAACCAGGTCAGGAAGGTGGTAACTCTGTTGCTGATGTTTTGAAAGGAACAGCGAATCCATCGGGTAAATTACCAATGACTTTCCCAATTGCAGTTATGGATCATCCATCTTCAATTAATTTCCCATACGATTACAGTCCTCAGCCACAGCGCGGATTTTTTGGCCGCCAGCAAAGTGTAAAAGATGTGGATTACACCGTTTACGAAGAGGATATTTACGTGGGCTATCGTTACTTTAAAACTATCGGTGAAACGGTTTCTTACCCGTTTGGATACGGTTTGAGTTACACAGATTTTGAATATGGTCAACCTAAAATTTCGAAAAAAGGCGATGTGTTTACTGCAACTGTTTCAGTGAAAAACATTGGTGAAACTGCCGGGAAACAGGTTGTTGAACTTTATGTAACGGCTCCTGACGGCAAATTGGAAAAACCGGCTTGCGAATTGAAAGCTTTTGCAAAAACCAAAGAACTGGCTCCGGGTGAAAGCGAAACAGTAACACTGACTTTCGATACTTACGCTTTGGCCTCGTACGATGAAGCACAACACTCGTGGGTTACCGATGCCGGCGATTACACTGCAAAATTCGGAACTTCAGTAAACGATATTTTCTCAACAGTTGATTTTAAAGTTAGTGCCTTAAAAATTGAGGTAAACGACACTTTAAATCCAAAAGTTGAGATCAATAAGCTGTCACTCAAATAG